The following coding sequences lie in one Gemmatimonadota bacterium genomic window:
- a CDS encoding glycosyltransferase family 4 protein, producing MKICLITFQYPPYPGGVGSAIYRIARNLAKQGVNIHIIAPGPHQLRDKISPVTEDGVIVHRTFSILSDHYADPHGLQVLGNYIIQLHKKQNFDLIHAAFLFPPGFLGAIVAAEVKRPLIVSVRGSDWEVLRYSIQHLANLRWVLEQAAYVTSVSSELLKKIRRMVRIKEGKFIPNVFDASIFDARTLSKIRGEHNHKLQVLIETFLRMKSEGRIVIGTAGFFRPIKGFHVLLKAFGKIVEVYPDTRLLVVGRLARQAYKRDMLQQISDMGIKRQVVFTGYIPHPEVMAWMNEMDIFAFSSLHEGSPNALIEAMACELPIVASRVGGIVDIVEDNRDGLLVPADDADMLSQKLQCLIQDKELRERLGKAAKHKVENRFSPTQETKNWLEIYHLVLNK from the coding sequence ATGAAGATCTGTCTCATCACCTTTCAATATCCGCCGTATCCTGGAGGAGTGGGAAGTGCAATTTATCGAATCGCCAGAAATCTGGCAAAACAGGGTGTTAATATCCATATTATCGCACCGGGGCCTCATCAATTAAGAGATAAAATATCACCTGTCACAGAAGATGGCGTGATAGTACATCGAACATTTTCAATATTGTCAGATCATTATGCTGATCCGCATGGTTTACAGGTGCTTGGCAATTATATTATACAACTTCACAAAAAACAGAATTTTGACTTAATACACGCAGCTTTTCTTTTTCCTCCTGGTTTCTTGGGTGCAATCGTTGCCGCAGAAGTCAAGCGACCTCTTATCGTCAGTGTTCGAGGTAGCGACTGGGAAGTTTTGCGATATAGCATCCAACACTTGGCAAATCTAAGATGGGTATTAGAACAAGCAGCTTATGTAACGTCAGTGTCATCTGAACTCTTAAAAAAAATACGTCGAATGGTCAGGATCAAAGAAGGGAAGTTCATTCCCAATGTTTTTGATGCATCAATATTTGATGCACGCACACTTTCAAAAATCAGAGGAGAGCATAATCATAAACTACAAGTACTGATCGAAACCTTTTTACGAATGAAATCAGAGGGAAGAATCGTCATCGGAACTGCTGGATTTTTTCGGCCTATAAAAGGATTTCACGTTCTCTTAAAGGCATTTGGGAAAATTGTTGAAGTTTATCCCGATACTCGCTTGCTCGTTGTTGGTCGGCTTGCAAGACAAGCCTACAAAAGAGATATGTTGCAGCAAATCAGTGATATGGGGATCAAACGGCAAGTAGTTTTTACGGGTTATATTCCACATCCAGAAGTGATGGCGTGGATGAACGAGATGGATATTTTTGCATTCTCTTCGCTGCATGAAGGTTCGCCCAATGCGCTCATAGAAGCGATGGCCTGTGAACTACCCATCGTGGCCTCTCGCGTAGGTGGTATTGTCGATATAGTTGAAGATAATAGGGATGGCCTTCTCGTTCCCGCAGATGACGCCGATATGTTATCGCAAAAGTTACAATGCTTAATTCAGGACAAGGAACTCAGAGAGAGGCTTGGCAAGGCCGCAAAACATAAAGTAGAAAACCGATTTTCCCCAACTCAAGAAACGAAAAATTGGCTTGAAATCTATCATCTTGTGCTGAACAAATAA
- a CDS encoding class I SAM-dependent methyltransferase — MEERQEYIEKVCDYYDTTTEVYLKFTGTSLQACQLSHSRKNTARATNLYLAARAGIQPGHRILDCGCGVCGPSIDIALHTQDVRIDAITLSEVQAKIAKNLIHRARLSSRIHIYRSDYHFLPFSDSSYDVVFFFESTGYAYDRQRLFEEVFRVLRSGGKLYIKDVYFASKEDVSSEEKYEMAEFNRIYAQQTPTLEENISAISNAGFEKIHSCKLAGITTRRFAQYMTTYKNGRSVLTEFGKHHYYPSKYLSLLCEEITARKPDS; from the coding sequence TTACGGGTACATCTCTGCAAGCCTGTCAGTTGTCACACTCACGAAAAAATACGGCCAGAGCGACTAATCTGTACTTGGCCGCCCGTGCTGGAATTCAGCCAGGTCACCGAATTTTAGACTGCGGTTGTGGCGTCTGCGGACCGAGCATTGACATTGCTTTGCACACTCAGGATGTTCGAATTGATGCAATTACACTTTCCGAAGTTCAGGCAAAAATAGCTAAAAATTTGATTCATCGGGCAAGGCTATCCTCGCGAATACATATCTATAGAAGCGATTATCATTTTCTTCCATTTTCCGATTCATCCTATGATGTTGTATTTTTTTTTGAATCTACAGGCTATGCTTATGATCGCCAACGCCTTTTTGAGGAAGTGTTTCGAGTGCTGCGTTCTGGAGGGAAGTTATATATCAAGGATGTATATTTCGCGAGTAAAGAGGATGTCTCGTCTGAAGAAAAATATGAGATGGCAGAATTTAATAGAATCTATGCACAGCAAACACCTACCCTTGAGGAGAATATAAGCGCGATTTCTAATGCTGGTTTCGAGAAAATTCATTCTTGCAAGTTGGCTGGTATCACTACCAGGCGATTTGCTCAATATATGACTACCTACAAAAACGGCCGATCTGTCTTGACTGAATTTGGCAAACATCATTACTATCCAAGCAAATACTTGTCTCTTTTGTGCGAGGAAATTACAGCGCGGAAACCTGATTCCTGA
- a CDS encoding NAD-dependent epimerase: MPDVARHVLVTGAAGFIGFHLSRRLLEMGHSVVGLDNVNDYYNTQLKEDRLSILKRENGFKFVHMHLEDEAGIANLFRAENFSHVINLAGQAGMPYSLKNPQAFVKSNVVGFLNILEGCRHSGIEHLVYASSSSVYGLNTSTPCNIHQNVDHPLSLYAATKKADELMAHAYSHLYGIPTTGLRFFTVYGPWGRPDGVAYLWTRAILENRPIKVYNHGKMRRSFTYVGDIVEGVTRVLSNPAAPAPEWTGQCPDPGSSSSPYRIYNIGNPNVIELEYFLSLLEELLGKKAIREDLPIRPGDFPDNAADVSDLMRDVGYNPTTPIETGLANFVAWYREYHNVKRVSKGSDRSHSKQPVPFHKY; this comes from the coding sequence ATGCCTGATGTTGCGCGACACGTACTCGTAACAGGTGCTGCGGGATTCATTGGATTTCATCTCTCCAGACGACTGCTCGAAATGGGTCATTCGGTAGTCGGATTGGACAATGTGAACGACTATTACAACACCCAACTCAAAGAAGACCGCCTATCCATCCTGAAGCGAGAAAACGGATTCAAATTTGTTCACATGCATCTCGAGGACGAAGCGGGAATAGCAAACCTCTTCCGCGCAGAGAACTTTTCTCATGTCATCAACCTCGCGGGGCAGGCGGGTATGCCTTACAGCCTGAAAAATCCCCAGGCTTTTGTCAAAAGCAATGTCGTGGGCTTCCTCAACATTCTGGAAGGCTGCCGCCACAGCGGTATCGAACATCTGGTCTATGCATCCTCCAGTTCTGTTTATGGCTTGAACACATCCACCCCTTGCAACATCCATCAAAACGTCGATCATCCCCTCAGCCTGTATGCCGCGACCAAAAAAGCAGATGAACTGATGGCGCATGCGTATAGCCATTTATACGGCATTCCGACAACTGGATTGCGCTTTTTCACTGTGTATGGACCCTGGGGTCGTCCGGATGGGGTCGCCTATCTGTGGACCAGAGCCATCCTGGAAAATCGACCGATAAAAGTCTATAATCATGGAAAAATGCGCCGTAGTTTTACATATGTCGGCGACATTGTCGAAGGCGTCACTCGCGTCTTGTCAAATCCCGCAGCGCCAGCCCCCGAATGGACGGGACAATGTCCCGATCCGGGATCGAGTTCCAGCCCTTATCGGATTTACAATATTGGCAATCCGAATGTCATAGAATTGGAATATTTCCTTTCCCTACTGGAGGAATTGCTGGGCAAAAAAGCGATCCGAGAAGACTTGCCCATACGGCCTGGGGACTTCCCGGATAATGCAGCAGATGTATCGGACCTGATGCGAGATGTGGGCTACAATCCCACAACGCCCATAGAAACAGGACTTGCAAATTTCGTCGCGTGGTACAGGGAGTATCATAATGTGAAGCGCGTTTCCAAAGGTTCAGATAGGAGCCATTCAAAGCAACCCGTACCTTTTCATAAGTATTAG
- a CDS encoding S41 family peptidase: MHFLTRIVFLTFLPVLLSCGETLVGSDPANTPQNNFQILWDEFDRYYALFEAKNVDWNALYDIYAPQVTDQTNDRELFDILSAMLTHLNDVHVQLITPFERFNSSYANYPNGKPAGTLNLSLVKRKYLRSDYQTTGNGVFTSGQISDTIGYVHIETFGSDTYQAWVEAIDPIVNEFVDHRGFIVDIRNNSGGHVFNVEAIAGRFADQERLYALSQRRNGPRHSDFAPIHERYVEPVGNKQFNKPIIVLTDRGTISGAEYFVLAMKQFPYVRVVGDFTLGGLSHPLYRTLPNGWTYIISIEKTFSADHVLYEGVGIPPDIHVAISPDDIAMEKDPVIEMAIQLLE; encoded by the coding sequence TTGCATTTTTTGACTCGAATTGTTTTCCTTACCTTCTTACCCGTATTGCTCTCTTGTGGCGAAACCCTGGTCGGTTCTGATCCTGCCAACACACCGCAGAACAATTTTCAAATTTTATGGGATGAATTTGACCGCTATTATGCCCTGTTTGAGGCTAAAAACGTCGATTGGAATGCCCTGTATGACATCTACGCGCCGCAAGTCACCGATCAGACGAATGATCGCGAGTTGTTTGACATTCTTTCTGCTATGCTGACGCACTTAAACGATGTTCATGTTCAGCTAATCACACCGTTTGAACGATTCAACTCAAGCTATGCAAACTATCCAAACGGAAAACCCGCAGGAACTCTCAATCTATCTCTTGTGAAACGCAAATACTTGCGCTCTGATTATCAAACCACAGGGAATGGTGTTTTTACTTCTGGCCAAATTTCTGATACCATAGGCTATGTACATATCGAGACTTTTGGTAGTGACACATACCAGGCCTGGGTAGAAGCGATAGATCCCATTGTGAACGAGTTTGTTGATCACAGGGGTTTCATTGTCGATATAAGAAATAATAGTGGAGGACACGTTTTTAACGTTGAAGCAATCGCGGGACGCTTTGCAGACCAGGAGCGATTGTACGCTCTTTCTCAAAGACGCAATGGTCCCCGACATTCAGATTTTGCTCCTATTCACGAAAGATATGTCGAGCCTGTAGGGAACAAGCAATTCAATAAACCCATTATTGTACTCACGGATAGAGGGACAATAAGTGGTGCGGAATATTTCGTATTGGCGATGAAGCAATTTCCTTATGTTCGAGTAGTCGGAGATTTTACATTGGGAGGCCTGTCGCATCCTCTCTATCGAACACTTCCCAATGGTTGGACATACATAATTTCTATAGAAAAGACATTTTCGGCTGATCATGTTCTGTATGAAGGAGTTGGTATTCCCCCGGATATTCACGTTGCGATCTCGCCCGACGACATAGCTATGGAAAAAGACCCGGTTATCGAGATGGCAATACAATTGCTCGAATAG
- a CDS encoding thiamine pyrophosphate-requiring protein, which translates to MNGIEYIARILKQEGVEWISCYPSNPLIEAAAKESIRPIAFRHERGAVMAADGFSRTSNRQRFGVVAIQAQAGAENAMGGIAQAYADNVPILVLPGGVRLNQIAVRPNFSATHTYRGWVKRVEAIYRPEDIGTVMRRAFHALRNGISGPVVVEMTSDVCAEEVPADAQNYHSPKRTQQVPSSGDIKDAVTALLAAKNPVIWAGHGVVFAGATDEIEELADLTATPVFCTMPGKSAFDERHPLALGAGSGATTGPVHHWLKNCDVLLALGSSLTRTPYAQSVPPAKVLIQNTDNPDDINKDEAVDIGLIGDVKLTLQAIIDEVKAQIGEPRNSDQIAAEIAHAKKQWLDTWTPLLTSNEEPLNPYRVINEINTTLDRENSIVTHDAGAPRDSIVPFYTATTPHSYIGWGKTTHLGFGIPLMIGAKLAHPDKFCLNMMGDGAFGMSGLDIETSARAGIPITTVLLNNGGMATYPGGFPVARERYGVSNMQGNYAQIAEGMGAVGITVKKVGEMRPALQEAQRLNADGKTVLIDVHTSMESKQSRF; encoded by the coding sequence ATGAACGGCATTGAATACATCGCTCGCATTTTGAAACAAGAAGGCGTCGAATGGATCTCCTGCTATCCCAGCAATCCGTTAATTGAAGCAGCAGCCAAAGAAAGCATTCGCCCAATCGCATTTCGTCACGAACGCGGAGCAGTAATGGCCGCAGACGGCTTTAGCCGCACCAGCAACCGACAGCGATTCGGCGTCGTGGCAATACAAGCACAGGCTGGTGCAGAAAACGCAATGGGTGGCATTGCCCAGGCTTATGCCGACAACGTCCCAATACTGGTCCTCCCCGGCGGCGTAAGACTCAATCAAATCGCAGTCCGTCCCAATTTTTCCGCAACCCACACCTATCGCGGATGGGTCAAACGCGTCGAGGCGATCTATCGACCAGAAGATATCGGCACCGTAATGCGGCGCGCATTCCACGCACTTCGCAATGGCATTTCTGGTCCAGTCGTAGTCGAAATGACCTCCGACGTCTGCGCAGAGGAAGTACCCGCCGACGCGCAAAATTATCACTCGCCAAAACGCACGCAACAGGTACCCTCGTCCGGCGACATCAAAGATGCCGTCACAGCACTACTCGCCGCAAAAAACCCCGTAATCTGGGCGGGACACGGGGTCGTATTTGCCGGTGCAACAGATGAAATAGAAGAACTGGCCGATCTGACCGCCACACCCGTATTCTGCACCATGCCCGGCAAATCGGCCTTTGACGAACGCCATCCACTCGCCCTCGGCGCTGGCAGCGGCGCAACCACAGGACCTGTACACCACTGGCTTAAAAATTGCGACGTACTGCTCGCGCTCGGATCCAGTCTAACCCGCACGCCTTATGCCCAATCCGTCCCCCCCGCCAAAGTACTCATCCAAAACACCGATAACCCAGATGACATCAACAAAGACGAAGCCGTAGATATCGGACTAATCGGCGACGTCAAACTCACCCTGCAAGCGATCATAGACGAAGTAAAAGCACAAATTGGCGAACCCAGAAATTCTGATCAGATCGCCGCTGAAATCGCACATGCCAAAAAACAATGGCTCGACACCTGGACGCCCCTGCTGACCTCAAATGAAGAACCCCTCAACCCCTATCGCGTCATCAACGAAATCAACACCACACTCGACCGCGAAAACAGCATTGTCACACACGACGCCGGCGCGCCCCGCGACTCAATCGTGCCATTTTACACCGCAACCACACCCCACAGCTACATCGGCTGGGGCAAAACAACCCACCTCGGTTTCGGCATCCCACTGATGATCGGCGCCAAACTCGCCCACCCCGACAAATTCTGTCTCAACATGATGGGCGATGGCGCCTTCGGCATGTCCGGCCTGGACATTGAAACATCTGCCCGCGCAGGCATTCCCATCACAACCGTCCTTCTAAACAACGGGGGCATGGCGACTTATCCCGGCGGATTTCCCGTAGCCCGCGAACGCTACGGCGTTTCCAATATGCAGGGCAACTACGCCCAGATCGCCGAAGGCATGGGTGCTGTGGGCATCACCGTCAAAAAAGTGGGCGAAATGCGCCCCGCACTACAAGAAGCACAGCGATTAAACGCCGATGGCAAAACCGTATTGATCGATGTGCATACCAGTATGGAGAGCAAACAATCGCGGTTTTGA